A single region of the Eremothecium gossypii ATCC 10895 chromosome V, complete sequence genome encodes:
- the SWC7 gene encoding Swc7p (Syntenic homolog of Saccharomyces cerevisiae YLR385C (SWC7)) → MEYKYNVTLLLLQVVLHRQQELAHQDKTLSQISLLREPVVDTAVLERFSAHRVVRLYAPELCGLRLEELQAVVREVFARGLAGSAEDTPVTLITLANHYYRLRVQELELQELPKLKELMESAAGLRT, encoded by the coding sequence ATGGAATACAAGTACAATGTGACGTTGCTGCTGTTGCAGGTGGTGCTGCACCGGCAGCAAGAGCTGGCGCACCAGGACAAGACGTTGAGCCAGATAAGCCTTCTGCGCGAGCCGGTGGTGGACACAGCGGTGCTGGAGCGGTTCAGCGCACACCGTGTGGTGCGGCTGTACGCGCCCGAGCTGTGCGGGCTGCGGTTGGAGGAGCTACAGGCGGTGGTGCGCGAGGTGTTCGCGCGCGGGCTAGCGGGCAGCGCGGAGGACACGCCGGTGACGCTGATCACGCTGGCGAACCACTACTACCGGCTGCGCGTGCAGGAGCtcgagctgcaggagctgccGAAGCTGAAGGAGCTGATGGAGAGCGCGGCGGGGCTGCGCACGTGA
- the RAD59 gene encoding Rad59p (Syntenic homolog of Saccharomyces cerevisiae YDL059C (RAD59)), protein MSDYTNVSWDNVTYYGGNGVALDELELKVSWHNRPASSWSVRRIGALQHKIEQYTFKIYHVNRYGKHSLSQVIPTHVLIQFANEAFGYNGWSSAVEEVLITDVKQRERVRDGAAIELYTVTAEARVKLTLQDGTNTEATGLSKITLPSKGDAYGKAKKEASADALKRCLLSFEGIVIEHEQKVASNYYTDGEFGSRKAGDKRDR, encoded by the coding sequence ATGAGTGACTACACGAATGTTTCATGGGACAACGTAACATACTATGGCGGCAATGGCGTGGCTTTAGATGAGCTCGAACTGAAGGTGAGCTGGCACAATCGGcccgccagcagctggtCTGTGCGACGGATCGGTGCTCTGCAGCACAAGATTGAGCAGTACACGTTCAAGATCTACCATGTGAATCGGTACGGGAAGCATAGCCTTTCACAGGTGATCCCGACACATGTTCTGATACAGTTCGCAAATGAGGCCTTTGGGTACAACGGATGGTCGTCTGCTGTGGAAGAGGTGCTGATCACAGACGTTAAGCAGCGGGAGCGGGTTCGCGATGGCGCGGCCATCGAGCTATACACGGTTACGGCAGAGGCGAGGGTGAAACTGACGCTGCAGGATGGCACGAATACTGAGGCGACAGGGCTAAGCAAAATAACGCTCCCGAGCAAGGGCGATGCATACGGGAAGGCCAAGAAGGAGGCATCTGCGGATGCACTGAAGAGATGTTTACTCTCCTTCGAGGGTATCGTTATTGAACACGAACAGAAGGTCGCTAGCAATTACTATACCGACGGCGAATTCGGATCAAGGAAGGCAGGCGACAAACGTGACCGCTGA
- the USO1 gene encoding Uso1p (Syntenic homolog of Saccharomyces cerevisiae YDL058W (USO1)), with product MDLIQGLIQPPKAPSVEATIPTLCERIESSTLLSDRRSAILGLKSFSRQYRELVVASGLKPLIGTLKRDYEDEDSVKAILETLLILFLRGEGNEDLTRNWAAQYSRLQGGKYPSPMLVKKQIEHFDQFSLWIADALTQGEDIVDLLVQLLETDSFHVRLYTIQLLGAIVTTRPEAGNRAIIAIPTGISTLVSLLDDVHDPIRDETVLLLTVLANNNSHIQKLVAFENVFDRIFRIIADEGGMRGSLVVSDCLNLLSVILRYNASNQSLFFETSNLPHLGGLLDEVLSDEEEFYWNEQRVTNLKTALSIVRRMVEPGNTTTPRHQQLFADTNILMIILRLTFFYGTPNSIRPHALLTIADMVRGSPKIQAQLGNIDVPYWDPALPQVVPSSDPVVMPVLDLLLRWILFANSIHTFDIRTAALELVKAYLVGNPELQETFLCAQIDLYKKQAEVLSTADQRTSIVAVLLGYDPHADLNPFKLFFSVDLLLFLFKSEDGNAKLRDLFRGIQDGDSAAGEEVLSSVQTVVELSVASISSKESRIPISYLSFLIVLLFEDFHTVNEFLSNDSNVKSLLNLVPVAQDEGITVKCLVVMLLGVAYEFCTSSSPLPRAQLYESLVATIGVDDYTSKIKQFKECSLFKEVVDSYFDPTFDETGLPKIYFSTYFSELFRENSYRIQSALSRSPDIDPNGKISFEAFEELQQRFTTVNKELCELSSSSMEEIHKLELDLRKCQEQYKQLMKAKQESDTQVSDLDEKLAQLKTQLDEANSKVEDLSTKKTTLEAAKADCLKKLASHEGQVNSLKNRTTQLEKQLATVSEQKSTAEAGINKMNRELFNLTKEKDSLTAVMNKLQKEGEKKLQEAEKEKVRITQLLSQRDRDIENLRNELQDQGTQKKKLEDEHAGLLKEIADLKSQCASQDSLIPKLKEKLKTLAESLKDTQNEHATLQKQVGNIQATSHAEITQLNAELQKLKDENVILISRKDELTQELEKLQAQTAAGEKQTSDIALLNTQKSELSAKLSRAEKELVNQKAKAEGLFQERAELKDKLNTSEKQLQESSQKLSNAQSELNEIRSRLKANEHDLITSRQEAEKLKKQNQQQSSKKDIHKLDELSKEADSYKAQVSKLSAELESTMGQLQKSSVEQTDRIENLIKENKDLNTTIATLEKEKKAQVVVNAHQENARANNKAVVDNKQKAKSQPATPLVNSKVQELEEQLEALQRKCSEMETLQKEVKELKENATQLESERDDLMLLVSDLDEKNQKYRSRLEELGHPVSSDEEDESEIDDNDEDED from the coding sequence ATGGATCTAATACAAGGTCTGATACAGCCTCCGAAAGCTCCGTCTGTTGAAGCGACTATTCCGACACTATGCGAAAGAATCGAGAGCTCGACGTTGTTAAGCGACAGGCGGTCTGCTATCCTGGGGCTGAAATCGTTCAGCCGGCAGTATCGGGAGCTAGTAGTTGCATCGGGGCTGAAGCCACTGATTGGGACGCTGAAGCGAGACTACGAAGATGAGGATTCGGTGAAGGCGATCTTGGAGACTCTGCTGATCCTGTTCCTGCGGGGGGAGGGAAACGAGGACCTCACACGGAACTGGGCAGCACAGTATTCGAGGCTGCAGGGGGGCAAGTACCCCTCTCCGATGCTGGTGAAGAAGCAAATTGAGCATTTTGATCAATTCTCACTGTGGATTGCTGACGCGCTGACGCAAGGCGAGGACATTGTGGACTTGCTGGTGCAGCTACTTGAGACAGATAGCTTCCACGTGCGGCTTTACACGATCCAGCTGCTTGGTGCAATTGTGACCACGAGGCCGGAGGCCGGGAATAGGGCCATCATTGCGATTCCCACGGGGATCTCGACGTTGGTGTCACTGCTGGACGACGTTCACGATCCCATAAGGGATGAAACTGTTCTTCTGCTGACTGTGCTTGCAAACAACAATTCACATATTCAGAAACTGGTTGCGTTTGAGAATGTATTTGATAGAATCTTTCGGATTATTGCGGACGAAGGGGGCATGCGTGGCTCACTAGTGGTAAGTGACTGTCTGAACCTGCTTAGCGTCATTCTAAGATATAATGCATCGAACCAGTCACTCttctttgagacaagcaaCTTACCTCACTTGGGCGGCCTGCTAGATGAAGTTCTTTCTGACGAGGAGGAGTTCTACTGGAACGAACAGCGCGTCACAAATTTGAAGACCGCGCTCAGCATTGTGCGCCGTATGGTGGAACCGGGCAACACGACGACCCCGCGgcaccagcagctgttTGCAGATACTAATATTCTGATGATTATTCTGCGCCTAACGTTTTTCTACGGAACACCAAATTCTATTAGGCCCCATGCACTGCTAACAATTGCAGATATGGTTAGGGGGTCACCGAAAATCCAGGCTCAGTTAGGAAATATTGATGTGCCATACTGGGATCCGGCTTTACCGCAGGTTGTGCCTAGCTCGGACCCCGTGGTTATGCCTGTCCTGGACCTACTTTTACGTTGGATTCTATTTGCCAACTCTATACACACATTTGACATCAGAACTGCCGCACTCGAGCTTGTAAAAGCATATCTGGTTGGTAATCCAGAACTACAGGAAACTTTTCTCTGTGCGCAAATTGATCTATACAAGAAACAAGCAGAGGTACTGTCCACCGCCGATCAAAGAACCAGCATAGTAGCGGTCTTACTTGGATATGATCCGCATGCAGACCTGAATCCATTTAAGTTGTTTTTCTCAGTTGACCTGCTCTTGTTTTTGTTCAAGTCGGAAGATGGGAATGCTAAACTACGTGATTTATTCCGTGGAATACAAGATGGCGACAGTGCGGCCGGTGAAGAAGTGCTTTCATCTGTTCAAACGGTTGTCGAATTGTCGGTAGCATCTATTTCTTCAAAGGAATCGCGAATCCCCATATCCTATCTCAGTTTCCTTATCGTGTTACTTTTCGAAGATTTCCATACGGTAAACGAATTTTTATCTAATGATTCCAATGTGAAGTCACTTTTAAACCTTGTGCCAGTTGCACAAGATGAGGGAATAACTGTTAAGTGCTTGGTAGTCATGCTACTAGGTGTAGCTTATGAATTTTGCACGTCTTCCTCGCCACTACCACGCGCGCAGCTGTATGAAAGCTTGGTGGCAACGATTGGCGTCGATGACTACACATCGAAAATCAAGCAATTCAAGGAATGTTCTTTGTTTAAGGAGGTCGTCGATTCCTATTTTGATCCGACCTTTGATGAGACTGGTTTGCCAAAGATTTACTTCAGTACCTATTTCTCGGAGTTATTTAGGGAGAACTCCTACCGTATCCAATCCGCACTGTCCCGTAGCCCAGATATAGATCCAAATGGCAAGATATCCTTTGAAGCCTTTGAGGAGCTACAGCAGAGGTTTACAACTGTTAACAAGGAGTTGTGTGAATTGTCGTCTAGTAGCATGGAAGAAATACACAAATTAGAACTGGATCTTCGCAAGTGCCAGGAACAATACAAGCAACTTATGAAGGCTAAGCAAGAATCAGACACGCAGGTATCTGATCTAGATGAGAAACTGGCCCAATTGAAAACTCAATTAGATGAAGCTAATTCTAAGGTTGAAGACCTTTCGACTAAAAAGACCACTTTGGAAGCCGCTAAAGCTGATTGTTTGAAGAAGTTGGCAAGCCACGAGGGTCAGGTAAATTCATTAAAGAACCGTACAACTCAGTTGGAAAAGCAACTAGCCACAGTAAGCGAGCAAAAATCCACAGCCGAAGCCGGGATCAATAAGATGAACAGAGAACTTTTTAACTTAACGAAGGAAAAAGACTCCTTAACCGCGGTTATGAATAAGTTGCAGAAGGAAGGTGAAAAAAAACTGCAAGAGGCGGAAAAGGAAAAGGTACGTATTACCCAGCTTCTAAGCCAGCGTGATAGGGATATTGAAAATCTGAGGAATGAATTACAAGACCAGGGAACCCAAAAGAAAAAACTGGAGGATGAGCATGCCGGACTTTTAAAAGAAATTGCAGATTTGAAATCACAATGCGCTAGCCAAGATTCCCTAATTCCGAAGTTGAAAGAAAAATTGAAAACCCTAGCAGAATCCCTGAAAGATACCCAAAATGAGCATGCTACATTGCAGAAGCAAGTGGGCAATATTCAAGCTACATCGCATGCGGAGATTACGCAGTTGAATGCTGAACTTCAAAAACTGAAAGACGAAAATGTCATTCTTATTTCAAGGAAGGATGAGCTGACTCAAGAACTAGAGAAGCTGCAGGCACAGACTGCAGCAGGCGAAAAACAGACGAGCGATATTGCCCTATTGAATACTCAAAAGTCCGAGCTTTCTGCGAAACTATCCAGAGCTGAAAAAGAGCTTGTAAACCAGAAGGCTAAAGCTGAGGGACTATTTCAGGAACGCGCTGAGTTAAAGGATAAGCTTAATACTTCCGAAAAGCAGCTTCAGGAGTCGTCGCAAAAACTTTCAAATGCCCAATCCGAACTAAATGAAATCAGAAGCAGATTAAAGGCTAACGAGCATGACTTGATTACTTCGCGGCAAGAGGCTGAAAAATTGAAGAAACAAAACCAGCAGCAGTCATCAAAGAAGGATATTCACAAACTTGATGAACTTTCAAAGGAGGCAGACTCCTATAAGGCACAAGTATCAAAACTATCTGCCGAATTGGAATCAACAATGGGTCAGCTTCAGAAAAGTTCGGTGGAACAAACTGACAGGATCGAGAATCTGATCAAGGAGAATAAAGACCTGAATACTACCATAGCTACTTTGGAGAAAGAGAAAAAGGCACAAGTAGTAGTAAATGCCCATCAAGAAAATGCTAGAGCAAATAATAAAGCAGTTGTGGACAATAAACAGAAGGCTAAATCTCAACCTGCCACACCACTCGTTAACTCAAAGGTGCAAGAACTGGAAGAACAGCTTGAAGCGTTGCAGAGAAAGTGTAGCGAAATGGAAACTTTGCAGAAGGAAGTAAAAGAACTAAAGGAAAACGCTACTCAATTAGAGTCAGAGCGGGATGACTTGATGCTACTTGTCTCGGATCTAGATGAAAAGAATCAAAAATACCGCAGCAGGCTGGAGGAACTAGGTCACCCTGTCAGTTCAGATGAAGAGGATGAATCAGAGATTGATGATAACGATGAAGATGAAGACTAA
- the IKI3 gene encoding Elongator subunit IKI3 (Syntenic homolog of Saccharomyces cerevisiae YLR384C (IKI3)) produces MRNLVSLNKGSLQPSSEAHPNLGLYASCFDTLSDSVTCVLGAADVGAIVVHQYMKSGAVRELASFFTQDYEDELVSFAHFADVNQLVFVFAHGDIMMATYGDEGAGLDATVVEIVGSIEDGIAAAEWSHDEETLALVTGGRSVVLLSRQFEPVADIGLELDDLKLSKNVTVGWGKKETQFRGKGARAMEREALQSLKASGLVGNELRDPTMPYMVDSGAITELDPRTVGISWRGDCEYFVVSTIETVQDPDDDSATLERRALRVYSRHGKLDSASEPVDGLEHALAWRPQGSLIASIQRKVNVPGNESLDLVFFERNGLRHGEFETRLAIDERIKSLAWNASSDILSIALEDRIQLWTSKNYHWYLKQELYTECTKFVKWHPEKDFTLMYGDGDTVNVVDFAYKMIRGPTFEPNDCGMTVVIDGRTVNITPFAMANVPPPLSYRDFDAPDNVLDAAVGLSNTVFAAVTREALVVASIESLANMKSGRHPIIASTFQKHLFATELDTIRQVAFINDSVVGILLDSGQLSRIALVNIQDPIQPELIKVVDTYTKVVLVKSSFDYSTLVYETRDGTVVQLDAEGGTVEITKFPQLVNDFCVKRILTDGKTEWQPAESKLVAFGLTSSGKLYADSVQLASAVISMDITDELLLFTSAQHYLQFVHLNTPEFKPLPTLEGDIMDERIRSIERGSILINIIPSKAAVVLQAPRGNVETIYPRIMVLAEVRKYIGLKRYKDAFVICRTHRIHLDILHDYAPDLFYANLKTFVDDIERVDYLDLFISCLVEEDVTVTKYKETLNMSTDAVFDVAPPPPTEMEEYIKKKSFNPLKSKVNKICQVLLEVLLGTAQYKAKYLQTIVTCYACQNPPKVKDALALISQLRDEEAKDSTVTYLCFLQDVLFVYKEALALYDVNMALLVAQKSQMDPREYLPFLQNLNEQEPLRRKFMIDDHLKNYEMALTHLVGIDEPTGAVSDETREYIQQHELYKKALDLYRYNTQLQNSVYAIYGAHLASKQEYNEAGIIYELLGNWEKAMEVFTMGNKWSPALAIASQHFPDRVLDIATELVDSLQYEHRYAEAAHVELKFMKNVRSAVSLYCKAYDYEQGILLCITEGTPELINELVDPALGDGFSVLAELLADCKGQINSQLRRLRELRAKKEEDPYAFYGQETEEADDVSIAASETSTKESFFTRYTGKTGGTAKTGASRRTAKNKRREERKRARGKKGTIYEEEYLVKSIGRLIDRLKQTLPDGVKLVDALLRRNMREQAYQVQKGFVSMEALLKANIVEIYNISEKDRERIDDNGNVYQLPVIPVPEIPAFPVRQIIDY; encoded by the coding sequence ATGCGAAACCTGGTCTCTCTGAACAAGGGCAGCTTACAGCCGTCATCTGAGGCGCACCCGAACCTGGGGCTGTATGCGAGCTGCTTCGACACGCTGTCGGACAGCGTCACATGCGTGCTCGGTGCGGCGGACGTCGGCGCGATAGTGGTGCACCAGTATATGAAAAGCGGCGCTGTGCGTGAGCTGGCGTCGTTCTTCACGCAGGACTACGAGGATGAGCTGGTTTCGTTTGCACACTTTGCGGACGTGAACCAGCTGGTTTTCGTGTTTGCGCACGGCGACATAATGATGGCTACGTACGGCGATGAGGGGGCAGGGCTGGATGCGACGGTGGTCGAGATTGTCGGGTCGATCGAGGACGGGATTGCAGCCGCAGAGTGGTCCCATGACGAGGAGACGCTTGCGCTGGTGACGGGCGGGCGCTCAGTGGTGCTGCTGAGCCGGCAGTTTGAGCCTGTCGCGGACATCGGCCTAGAGCTGGACGACCTGAAGCTGTCGAAGAATGTGACAGTGGGCTGGGGGAAAAAGGAGACGCAGTTCCGGGGAAAGGGTGCGCGTGCAATGGAGCGCGAGGCACTGCAGTCGCTAAAGGCGTCCGGGCTGGTGGGCAATGAGCTCCGTGATCCGACGATGCCGTATATGGTGGACTCGGGAGCGATTACAGAGCTTGATCCGCGCACGGTGGGCATTTCCTGGAGAGGGGACTGTGAGTACTTTGTTGTCTCGACCATAGAAACGGTGCAGGACCCGGACGATGACTCTGCGACGCTTGAAAGAAGGGCTCTGCGCGTGTACTCTCGGCACGGAAAGCTGGACAGTGCGTCGGAACCTGTCGATGGCCTGGAACATGCCCTCGCATGGCGTCCACAGGGCTCGCTCATTGCATCTATCCAACGCAAGGTAAACGTACCTGGAAACGAGTCGTTAGATTTGGTCTTTTTCGAACGTAACGGGTTGAGGCACGGGGAGTTTGAAACACGCCTCGCCATTGACGAACGTATTAAGTCCCTCGCATGGAATGCTAGCTCGGATATCTTGTCTATTGCCCTTGAAGATCGTATACAACTTTGGACTTCCAAAAACTACCACTGGTACCTGAAGCAGGAGCTTTACACAGAATGCACCAAGTTCGTGAAATGGCACCCAGAAAAGGATTTCACACTGATGTACGGCGATGGAGACACAGTAAACGTTGTAGATTTTGCATATAAGATGATCCGCGGGCCCACCTTTGAACCAAATGACTGCGGTATGACTGTGGTTATCGATGGGCGCACTGTTAATATTACTCCATTTGCGATGGCAAATGTCCCACCTCCGCTCTCCTACAGGGATTTTGACGCGCCTGATAATGTTCTGGATGCTGCTGTGGGCCTTTCCAACACTGTCTTTGCTGCTGTCACCAGGGAAGCGCTAGTAGTCGCCTCCATTGAATCTTTGGCTAACATGAAGAGCGGCAGACATCCAATTATTGCGTCAACCTTTCAAAAGCACTTGTTTGCTACAGAACTGGATACCATTCGTCAGGTTGCATTCATTAACGACTCAGTCGTGGGGATTCTTTTAGACTCTGGACAGTTATCGAGGATTGCCTTGGTCAATATACAAGATCCCATACAACCGGAGCTTATCAAGGTCGTTGACACATATACCAAGGTTGTGTTGGTGAAGAGCTCGTTTGATTATTCCACTTTAGTATATGAAACGAGGGATGGAACCGTTGTTCAATTAGATGCCGAGGGTGGAACAGTGGAAATAACCAAGTTCCCACAGCTGGTCAATGACTTCTGCGTGAAGCGAATTTTAACTGATGGCAAGACAGAATGGCAGCCAGCAGAATCGAAACTAGTCGCCTTTGGATTGACCAGTAGTGGCAAACTGTATGCAGACAGCGTCCAATTGGCGAGTGCAGTTATATCTATGGATATCACTGATGAATTACTTTTGTTCACCTCTGCACAGCATTATCTTCAATTTGTGCACCTGAATACTCCAGAATTCAAGCCACTACCGACTCTAGAAGGTGATATTATGGATGAAAGAATCCGCTCTATCGAGCGGGGTTCAATTTTGATCAATATTATTCCTTCGAAGGCAGCTGTGGTTTTGCAGGCCCCCAGAGGAAACGTTGAAACTATATACCCAAGAATTATGGTGCTCGCGGAAGTCCGCAAGTATATTGGTTTGAAGAGGTACAAAGATGCATTTGTTATATGCCGGACGCATAGGATACACTTGGATATCTTACATGATTATGCGCCAGATCTTTTCTATGCCAACCTAAAGACATTTGTGGATGATATTGAAAGAGTTGACTATCTTGATCTGTTCATATCTTGTTTGGTTGAGGAAGATGTAACAGTCACAAAATACAAGGAAACGTTAAACATGTCTACTGACGCTGTATTTGATGTtgctccacctcctccaaCTGAGATGGAAGAATATATTAAGAAAAAGTCTTTCAACCCATTGAAGTCAAAGGTCAACAAGATATGTCAGGTTCTGTTGGAGGTTCTTTTGGGCACAGCTCAATACAAAGCCAAATACTTGCAGACTATTGTCACATGTTATGCCTGCCAGAATCCTCCGAAAGTGAAGGATGCCTTAGCTCTAATTTCTCAGTTGCGAGACGAAGAAGCGAAAGACTCTACTGTCACTTATCTGTGTTTCCTACAGGATGTGCTGTTTGTTTACAAGGAGGCTCTGGCATTATACGATGTGAATATGGCTTTGCTGGTTGCTCAAAAATCGCAAATGGACCCTAGGGAATACCTACCCTTCCTGCAGAATCTCAACGAACAGGAACCACTTCGTCGGAAGTTCATGATCGATGACCATTTGAAAAACTATGAAATGGCTCTGACCCATCTTGTCGGTATTGACGAACCGACAGGAGCAGTATCCGACGAAACCAGGGAATATATCCAGCAGCATGAATTGTACAAAAAAGCTCTTGATCTCTACCGTTACAACACTCAGTTGCAAAACTCCGTATACGCGATATACGGCGCTCATTTGGCTTCGAAGCAGGAATATAACGAAGCAGGTATAATCTATGAGTTGCTTGGTAACTGGGAGAAAGCTATGGAAGTATTCACTATGGGTAACAAGTGGTCACCTGCATTAGCCATTGCTTCGCAACATTTCCCTGATAGAGTTCTCGACATAGCTACCGAATTGGTGGATTCCCTGCAGTATGAGCATAGGTATGCGGAAGCCGCCCACGTTGAGCTCAAGTTTATGAAAAATGTGCGCTCTGCAGTTTCGCTATACTGCAAAGCGTATGACTACGAGCAAGGTATCCTACTCTGTATCACAGAAGGAACTCCCGAACTGATCAATGAGCTAGTCGATCCGGCTCTCGGTGATGGGTTTAGTGTCCTTGCCGAACTCCTTGCCGACTGCAAGGGCCAGATAAACTCTCAGCTCAGAAGGCTCCGCGAACTACGCGCAAAGAAGGAAGAGGATCCCTATGCATTCTACGGCCAGGAGACTGAGGAGGCCGATGATGTTTCTATTGCTGCATCGGAAACCTCAACCAAGGAGTCGTTCTTCACTAGATATACGGGCAAGACAGGGGGAACTGCTAAGACGGGTGCTTCCAGAAGGACTGCAAAGAACAAACGTAGGGAAGAACGGAAACGTGCGCGTGGTAAAAAAGGAACGATTTACGAGGAGGAGTACCTTGTTAAATCGATTGGGAGATTGATAGACAGACTAAAGCAAACCCTACCTGATGGCGTTAAGCTAGTCGACGCTTTGCTCCGGCGCAATATGCGCGAACAAGCGTACCAGGTTCAAAAGGGCTTTGTTTCCATGGAAGCGCTGCTCAAGGCCAACATTGTTGAAATATACAACATCAGCGAGAAAGACCGTGAAAGAATAGACGATAATGGCAACGTATACCAACTGCCTGTAATCCCAGTTCCGGAAATACCCGCATTCCCTGTGCGCCAGATAATCGATTACTAG